Within the Marasmius oreades isolate 03SP1 chromosome 10, whole genome shotgun sequence genome, the region GCCATGCATCAAGAAATCATTCGCGAACTTCGCAATGAGATTCATTCCATGAAGACCGAGTTGACTGGGTGGCAGAACGAAGCCATGCGGAATCAAGAGGTGAGTCCTTCAAGGTCCTGTTTCGATATGTTTTGCTCACTCGTTTTTCTTTGTAGAATTCTATACGCGACCTTGAGCGTTCCGTCCGCACATTGTCCGATCAAGTGAAGTTCTTGACTTTGAGCCATCCTCCCCCCTCTTCTGGACCCCTTCATCACATACAGCCCGGTCCTCAGCCCCATAGCTCGCCTTCAGGATCGAGTGGCGGGTCGTCGATGAACCAACCTCATCTCCGACAGCCGAATGTCCAGTCTAATCTTTCATCTTCAGCCTCGAACAACTTCCCTGTGGGTCATGGCAACTTCCCACCGCCACAAGTTCTTCCTCAACAAATACCGCAATGGTTTTCTACAACCATTGCGGCACCCCAGGCTTCTCATCCTGCTACTATCCCTCAACCTACCCAAACCGACCGAACTCCTCCCATTAAGCCGGAACAATGGGATGAAATTTATCTTGGTGTTTTACATACACAGGACGCCAATAAGCTGCGGGACTTGCTGGCGCATACAAATCCAGAGTTGATTATGCCATTGAATGGCCAAGTTCTTGTTTCGCAGGCCGTTATCTTGACTTTGGTTCATCGAGTCCGTATATCTTTTGTAATACTTTTGATTTCCTTTAGCTGATGTTCGAACTTTTAGCTATCTGCGTTAGTCGGAGAGCTTTCTCCTAGCGATGAATCGCTCAAAACTTCCTTGTGGTGGCTGCAACGATCAGTTGCTATGCTGCGTCCAGAGGTGTGACGGTCTTACTTGTTGTTCTGTGGGGTGAAAGTGGCTAATAATTCCTCGGTTCAGGACAAACTTATTACTGATTTCATTCCAAGAGTTGTACCTAACGTTCAGGTGTTGCTCAACACAACGAAACAGCGCCTTGCCATTCCGATACCGGGGGGACCTCCTACTCTTGATATTGCCAGGTCAATCTCTGATGTACAGGATGCTCTACGACGGAAGGTTGTGCCGGTGTCATGAACTATTTGACTTACTTTTTCCCTCTTGATGGGTTTTGAACGATTGTGTGTATTGCCAAGCTTTGTTTTTCCAGGATTGCTATGATCTTTTCGTATTGGTTCTTTGTAAATAAGATTTTGTATTCTTTTTTCGTAACATGTTGAATTATTGTCAAGCCCAGCGTGGGAGAGTAAGACTTAGTGGTTGACTGCGATGCCGTCTGTAGCCCAAAAACGTCCTTCGCTGGACGAGCTCCAGTCCCTCTTCCCTCTCACAAATCCGATTCCCCACCCAAAGTCGAACCCAGACCTTCTCACTTCCAAAGACCTGCACCGAGAAGAAGATCTTTTACGAAATCCTCAATCTTTTCGAGCATGGTGGACAGCGATACATACGACTCGGGAATTATACGCTGCTCAAAGCAAAATTGAAAAGCACGAGCTTCCAGAGGAGATCTCAGCTCTACTTGGGCCACTTTCGACGCCTTATGCGCGCCTCACTCTTCAACGCCTCACCTACCTTTACGAATCGGCACTCGTGCAGTTTCCGAACTCATTCAAACTATGGAAGTCCTATTTGACGATGCGCATGTCATACGTGTTGGGGAAACAAGTCATCAAAAAGAGAGCGGGTGGTAGAAAGAAGTTTCCCGAGATGAAGGACGCGTTGGTGGATGAAAAAGAGGACCTTGAGCGATGGGAGGGAGGGTTGAATGGGGCCATCGGGTGGGAGGAGTGGAAATCTTTGGTTGCGGTCTTTGAACGTGCGCTGATGTGGTTGCCCAAGGTGCGTTTACTGGCTTTTTCTCAATGTCTGCTCTTGATTTGATTGACACACACTCTCTTTCTGTAGCTACCGCGACTATGGTTGATGTACTCTTCCATCTTTTTCCACCCTCTATGCCCCTCACCACTTTCTCATTCGCATGCACGAAGGACGTTTGACAGAGCGTTGAGGACGTTGCCTCCATCTCTTCACCAACGTATATGGGTACGGTATTTACTGTGGGCCGAGCAACGAGGTGGTGCTACCACTGTTGCAGCGTTTCGTCGATACATTGCGATTGACCCTAGCGTAACGGAACACTACACCgaccttcttctctctccggTGTTGGGTTCTCCTCGGCCACTCGAGGCTGCTAAGCTGCTTCTTTCGTTGGCTCGTAAAGCTGCCAGAGGGGAGTACTCAAGCCCGGAGGGTAAAAGCCCTTATCAACTTTTGGAAGATTGGATCAATCTGGTGGAGAAGTTTTCCGATGATGTTGGTTTGGATGTCGAAGAAACTATAGAATCGCATGCTGCTGCTGCGaaagcagaagaagaaaaggaagcgATGAAGGTAGAGGACCAAGAGCCGGCGTCTGTCGATGGACAACTTATACGCGTAGCTGGTCCTCCTGTTGCGGTTGATGCAGATGGAAATGCTCTTCCGGCttatgatgaagatgaggatcCGTCGAGCCCTCGCAGGATAAACATTGAACAAGTTATCGAGAAGGACGGGTTCTCTGTCTATAAGGATCAAGCTGGGCGACTTTGGACGGGCTTGGCGACCTATTGGATCAAACGTTCAGAATTTGACCGTGCAAAAGAAATGTTCGAAAAAGGTCTCGCTTCGGTTTTGACAATTCGAGATTTTACACAAGTATTCGATGCTTATGCTGAATTCGGAGAGTCTTTAATAAGTGCCTTGATGGACAGTCTCAACGAcgaggaggacgaggaggaggCTGCTGAGACGGAGCAAGAGCTGGACGTACATATGAAGGGGTTTGAGGAGTTGATGGACAGACGGCCGTTCCTAGTGAACGATGTCTTGATTAGGCGCAATCCGAATGATGTGCAGGAGTGGGAGAAGAGGGTTGCGTTGTGGGGTCAAGACGATAAAAAGGTAGGTTTAGACGGTCACTGTAATTTCCCTTTCTCATGGCTGTCATTAGGTCGCAGAAACTTACACCAAAGCTCTTGAAACAATTGTTCCGCGGAAAGCAACTGCCAACCTTCATAGATTATACATTAATTTTGCCAAGTTTTACGAGGAAGGTGGCACTACTGGCGAGGCTGAAGAAGATCTCGATAGTGCACGGAAAATCTTGGAAAATGCTACCAAGGTTAACTTCAAAGCTGTGGAAGACCTCGCAGAAGTGTGGTGTGAATGGGCTGAATTGGAAATTCGACAGGAGTACCTCGAATCTCTTCTACCTTTGGAATTTACTCATCGTTTTACATTCCAGAAATCACGATGAAGCCATCAGGGTCCTGCAGAGGGCTGCTGCTATTCCCAAGGACACCAAAATCAACTACCACGACCATGTACGTCGTTTCTATTCAAAGAATTACCCCCCGAGCTGAACTATTTGATATCAGTCATTATCAGCCCAGACACGTCTATTCAAGTCCTTGAAACTATGGTCATTTTACGTTGATCTAGAGGAGTCGTTAGGTACCGTTGAGACGACTAAGAAAGTGTACGACAAGATCCTTGAGCTCCGGATTGCGAACGCACAGATCATCGTAAACTATGCTGCTTTCTTGGAGAGCAACAAATACTTCGAAGAAAGCTTCAAGGTATACGAGCGAGGCGTCGAACTCTTCACCTTCCCGGTATCCTTTGAAATCTGGAATATTTACCTCTCCAAATTTGTTAAACGCTATGTAAGTCGGTTCCTCATTTGCTCCTTCGAGATCAACTCAACTCTGGGCTGTTCAGGGCGGCACCAAAGTTGAACGTGCAAGAGATTTGTTTGAGCAGGCGTTAGAGAAATGTCCTGCAAAATCTTGCAAGCCTCTTTTCCTCATGTACGGCAAGTTCGAAGAGGAGTTTGGACTGATTAAGCGTGCGATGTCGATCTATGAGCGTGGAACTCAAGTGGTGGCCGATGAAGACAAGTTTGAGGTGCGTACTTTTTTCTCTACATCTGTCCCTCGAACCAACATCACACCACTCTAGATGTTCACCATCTACATTGCCAAAGCGACCGCTAATTACGGCTTGCCTGCAACTCGACCTATTTATGAGCGAGCTCTTGAACGTGAGGTTCAAGTCATGATTCTTCCACTCTGTGTATTGACACTTTCCTCGCAGTACTCCCTGATCGGCAGACCGCAGAAATGTGTCTACGATTTGCAGCCTTGGAACGCAAACTCGGTGAAATCGACCGTGCACGGGCTATCTACGCCCACGCATCTCAATTCTGCGATCCCAGAGTTAATGAAAAGTTCTGGAAGGAATGGAACGATTTCGAAATCGAGACGGGATCAGAAGACACCTTCCGAGAGATGCTTCGAATCAAGCGTAGTGTCCAGGCACAGTTCAATACGGAGGCACACTACATCGCCGCTCAGACGATCGCTGCTAAGAATGGGGCGGAGAAAAAGGTGGAGATTGCAGAGGCGCCAGATGCTATGGCAGCCGCTGAGAGACAGGTAGGAGGATTTGTTGCAGCAACGAAGACTGCCCTGTACCAGCCGCCGGAGGATGCTTCCGCTGCAGTTGCGGCTAATGCAGATGAGATACATATATCGGACGATGAGGATGTTTGATGTTTTTGCTCTGTTGTTTGTACTACCCACTATAATCTACTTGTCGTTTATTTGTTGGAAGAGTTCCAATGGTCAACCTCTGCAGCACACAAGTCCTCCCATTGCATCTCCCAACTGGAATCTTCGAGCCAAGCTTGCTCCGCCCATTTCGCAATGGCGATTCGGGAGGTTTCGAAGGGAGTTGAGTGACTTCGAAGGATGTTTACCAGAGTGACATGTTCATTGAGCGACCGGTGATAGGGGACGAGAATATCTGGAATGGTGGATGCTACTCCCGCTAAACATTGATTCTTATCATCATTGAGTGCCTCCAGTTGACGTACCAAACTTGTTGAGAGACCACGTAGTCCACAGGGGTTCTTTCTCTACCCATTGCCATCCTTTATTTTTGTGTGCTTCGATGACAAGGGCTTCAAAGTTCTCGATCACGGCACACATCCTTCTGAATTGTTTTTGCTAACTTTGGTGTTGAGTGTCAGGATTTTTCGCGTTATAGTAGAATTCTCACCAGTTTAGAGATGGTATTTTCGAGGTCAACTATTCGTTTCTCCATAATAGCCAGCTTTGGTGTAACCATACGAGAGCGAGGAAGACGATCGGGAATGAGTGAGAGCGCATTGCTGGGTGAATTGGATTGAATGGCATTGGAAAGGATATCTGAGAAGGACTGTCGTACTCGAGATCCGTACGAGTGTCAACAAGGCTTTTTGCAGCTTTTAAGCCATCGATTAGGACGAGATCATCCCATGTTTCGGTTATAGTTCGTAATTCTTGGAGTAGGGTTCTGGTTTTGCGGTGATAGGTCGATTCATTTACTCTGGAAGACGATGGAGAAGAGGGTACGCTGCCGCTGGCTGTCCTATGCTGCACTGGTGATGAGGTGGGAGTCGAAGGGCCACGAAAGGATGCGAGACGGCCGCTCATCGTTGTTGCAGAGAATGGTCGTGGCCGTCACGTTACAAGGCGGCAACCTCTTGATTCTCAACCGCCATGTCCTATTTCCTCCCTCATCTCCCCTCTGGCTGGCACGTCGACGAAGCTATAAAATCTGAAGAAGATCGTATCGTTGTCATCAGATTCGGCCATGACTGGGATAGTCAATGTATGACAATGGACGAAACCCTCTACTCAGTTGCAGAAAAGGTCCAGAACTTCGCGGTTATTTATCTTTGCGACATTACAGAGGTACCAGACTTTAACAAGGTGCGTCCAGTATGGTTTTTTGTGACGTGCCACTCATGGTTTCCTTCAAGATGTACGAGTTATACGACCCATGCACAGTCATGTTCTTCTATCGGTGGGACGGTGGCGCTATCGTGTTAAGATTATCTTACAATAATCAATCCAGGAATAAGCACATTATGATCGATTTGGGCACTGGTAACAACAACAAGATGTAAGGGTCATCTTCCCTTTCCCCATGTGCTTTCAATGACCTTTCCCTCCCCCAGTAACTGGGCTATGGATAATAAACAAGAAGTGAGCATCATCATCCCCATCTCTCGCCGAACATACTTACATGATTCCCCTCTTAGTTGATTGACATCATTGAAACAGTTTATCGAGGTGCCTCCAAAGGGCGTGGTCTTGTTGTTTCTCCCAAGGGTGCGCCGAAACTTTCTGCTACCTCCATACTCCACTCATTCTATATCTTTTTAGATTATTCCACACGTTACAGGTATTAAGTTCCTCTCTGGTCAAATCCCTTTGTCCGTATTTCCCCTTGTTATATGATCATATTTTTTTTCGCCATAAGAGTCCTGTTTTAATCTATAACGCTACTCGGAGCCTCGAGTAACCGATACTCAGCAACCTGACGAAAACCAAGGAGTGAAGTCTTGTTTCGTCGTTTGATTTAGGGAGGTATGTATCATTATTTTTTGCTACAGTCGATAGTCTTGGATAGTTCACGCGGCGAGGATGAAATCAGTCTGAGTCAAGTAACTCAGCtagctcttcctcttcttcggcgGTCATCTTGAATTCACTTTTCACAGGCGGGTGAACGGCTTTGGGTTTGACAGAATTCCTCACCAATATGTCTGTTATGAGATAAGTCCAGGGGTTGAACACGACGTCCATAATTCCAACACACCTTGTAACCGCCATCTCCGGATAGTCGAATCGATCCCAGTCGAAATGATCCATGGCTCTACTTTGACGATGCCATCATTTTGGGACTTCCGTAGCCACAGGCGGATATCCGTGATGTCGTGCCAGTGAGCGTCGAATTCGTTCAGTAGCTCAGGTTCAGTAAGGGACGACGTGTCGTACACGCGCAAGACATCTCCGGCTCCTGTAATGAGATACGGCTCGGCGAGCACAGACAAAGGGAGGGGGAGTATACAACGGACGCCAACAGGATGCGTAATAGGCGGAGGTGGTTTCTGCTTTTCGAGGGCCGGAGATAAGTTGCGAATGTGCACTGTTTCGTCGAGGGAAGCTTAGGAGGATTGTTCAGTTTACGTCCCTTCATATAGGAAGAAATGACTAACCAGTCCATAGCTGACCGTTCCCGTAGTGTAAATCGGAGATATTGGTCCGATGATACTTGAATTCTGTTTTGAGTgttcctctccatcttggGGGTGAACTGTTATCCCTGGATAGTGCCCAAAGGAAAGCGAAGCCCATCGTATCCGCTGTGTAGAGTTCGGCGTTTCCATTACCGAGCTCCAGTCCGTCAAGACATTCAACTGGTCGAGTATGCGATGAGATCGAGCCGCTGCTCTGTAGAGGCTCTCCATTTAAAGCTGATGTCAGATCCCTACGAGCGAACCGAATGAGTGTCGAAATTAATGGTGGATAGCGAAGATGGAACACACCAGAATCGTACAAGCTTATCCGAACTTCCAGATACGAGAAGATTCAATTTGGGAAAGACCAGCAGACTCTTGACAAAGTCGGAGTGCGCGTCAGTTGAGGAGATTATCTCTTTTGTCTGATGCTCCATATATCAGTAGCAAAACAACTTGTCTGGAAGAAACATACATTGGTATCCCAAAACTTGATTGTCTGGAAGGTGAGCCAACCGTCAGTTTGCGTGTCTGGAGGGGATTTATGGACATTCGAAACACCTGATCCCAAGATCCAGTGATGAGAATCTGGCGAGGTTCTGAACCATCAGAAGGAACGGTTTTGAAGAGAGCAAGGGCGGAGACCGGTCCTCTGTGGCCCCGGTATATTTGTAGTGTGTGTCGCGACTGAACTTCACGTTGTCagcgaagaaagaaagaacaaaAGCTATCTACGCACCTCTAAGTCAATTTTACGAGCTGCAGTTGTATTGTCTCCGATCCAAACCGAGTTCCCCACTACCTCAATGGCCAATGCTTTCCCAGAGAGTTGTAGTGGTTCACCGATTGTTTTTAATTCCTC harbors:
- the TXNL4A gene encoding Thioredoxin-like 4A (BUSCO:EOG0926506U), with the protein product MSYFLPHLPSGWHVDEAIKSEEDRIVVIRFGHDWDSQCMTMDETLYSVAEKVQNFAVIYLCDITEVPDFNKMYELYDPCTVMFFYRNKHIMIDLGTGNNNKINWAMDNKQELIDIIETVYRGASKGRGLVVSPKDYSTRYRY
- the SYF1 gene encoding pre-mRNA-splicing factor syf1 (BUSCO:EOG09261XNU); this encodes MPSVAQKRPSLDELQSLFPLTNPIPHPKSNPDLLTSKDLHREEDLLRNPQSFRAWWTAIHTTRELYAAQSKIEKHELPEEISALLGPLSTPYARLTLQRLTYLYESALVQFPNSFKLWKSYLTMRMSYVLGKQVIKKRAGGRKKFPEMKDALVDEKEDLERWEGGLNGAIGWEEWKSLVAVFERALMWLPKLPRLWLMYSSIFFHPLCPSPLSHSHARRTFDRALRTLPPSLHQRIWVRYLLWAEQRGGATTVAAFRRYIAIDPSVTEHYTDLLLSPVLGSPRPLEAAKLLLSLARKAARGEYSSPEGKSPYQLLEDWINLVEKFSDDVGLDVEETIESHAAAAKAEEEKEAMKVEDQEPASVDGQLIRVAGPPVAVDADGNALPAYDEDEDPSSPRRINIEQVIEKDGFSVYKDQAGRLWTGLATYWIKRSEFDRAKEMFEKGLASVLTIRDFTQVFDAYAEFGESLISALMDSLNDEEDEEEAAETEQELDVHMKGFEELMDRRPFLVNDVLIRRNPNDVQEWEKRVALWGQDDKKVAETYTKALETIVPRKATANLHRLYINFAKFYEEGGTTGEAEEDLDSARKILENATKVNFKAVEDLAEVWCEWAELEIRQENHDEAIRVLQRAAAIPKDTKINYHDHSLSAQTRLFKSLKLWSFYVDLEESLGTVETTKKVYDKILELRIANAQIIVNYAAFLESNKYFEESFKVYERGVELFTFPVSFEIWNIYLSKFVKRYGGTKVERARDLFEQALEKCPAKSCKPLFLMYGKFEEEFGLIKRAMSIYERGTQVVADEDKFEMFTIYIAKATANYGLPATRPIYERALELLPDRQTAEMCLRFAALERKLGEIDRARAIYAHASQFCDPRVNEKFWKEWNDFEIETGSEDTFREMLRIKRSVQAQFNTEAHYIAAQTIAAKNGAEKKVEIAEAPDAMAAAERQVGGFVAATKTALYQPPEDASAAVAANADEIHISDDEDV